Proteins from a single region of Schistocerca gregaria isolate iqSchGreg1 chromosome 3, iqSchGreg1.2, whole genome shotgun sequence:
- the LOC126354671 gene encoding uncharacterized protein LOC126354671: MQDCKFYIRSTNTDFVEKQRNILNLINAFDQEKHEKEKEDPDRSCAEPMEVDSTCERVSLKRKRSETKHFRGKESIFKKPIDFPPRFRVRDIPDHQRNPHKWVKYTLGDVSPDDMTNQSNTAAALSFLRELEERKQKQTPEGNKEEVRRIIFKPSHQVAKKTSEQLVEETSNASRTECLKTSVFRSSKLVMPEYVVGMEKKTRPKKIKKDNSQSTLRKVSLNHLYENEDE, from the coding sequence ATGCAGGATTGTAAGTTCTATATAAGAAGCACAAATACTGACTTTGTAGAAAAGCAGCGAAACATATtaaatttaataaacgcatttgatCAGGAGAAACATGAAAAGGAAAAGGAAGATCCTGACAGGAGTTGTGCGGAGCCTATGGAAGTCGACAGCACATGTGAAAGAGTGTCACTGAAGAGGAAAAGATCAGAAACGAAACATTTCAGAGGTAAAGAGAGTATTTTTAAGAAACCAATCGACTTCCCTCCTCGTTTTCGTGTTAGGGATATACCAGATCATCAAAGAAATCCGCACAAATGGGTGAAGTATACTCTCGGGGATGTGTCGCCAGACGATATGACAAATCAGTCTAATACAGCTGCTGCTCTGTCATTTCTTCGAGAGTtggaagaaaggaaacagaaacaaACTCCAGAAGGTAACAAAGAGGAAGTCAGACGAATCATTTTCAAACCTTCACATCAGGTCGCAAAGAAAACAAGTGAACAACTGGTAGAAGAAACTTCGAATGCAAGTAGAACAGAGTGTTTAAAGACTTCAGTTTTCAGGAGCTCCAAACTCGTGATGCCAGAATACGTTGTtgggatggaaaagaaaactaGGCCAAAAAAGATCAAAAAAGACAATTCTCAATCCACTCTAAGAAAAGTGTCACTTAATCACTTGTACGAAAATGAAGATGAATGA